One Ctenopharyngodon idella isolate HZGC_01 chromosome 9, HZGC01, whole genome shotgun sequence DNA window includes the following coding sequences:
- the prkra gene encoding interferon-inducible double-stranded RNA-dependent protein kinase activator A homolog isoform X3: MAHQRVCCQDKTPIQLLHEYGIKIGSAPEYELIHADGDAHEPSFMFNVTIGDVSCKGQGSTKKAAKHEAAEGALKLLKRDTQLNDQRDNNGLSPEAGDASNPVGILQELAMQRVWCLPEYVVCMESGPDHMKEFTITCRLEGLEETGTGSSKKLARRAAAERMLGKLQSLSGSPDITWSPPSRVYVESFRHSTGEKISLLRRTPLSIPNTDYIQMLLEVSLELGFQVAYIDIDELTVNGQYQCMVELSTRPVTVCHGTGMTSSNAHNAAAHNALQYIKMVANKH, translated from the exons ATGGCTCACCAACGCGTCTGCTGTCAGGATAAAACACCCATCCAGCTCCTGCACGAATATGGCATCAAAATCGGCAGCGCGCCCGAGTACGAGCTCATACACGCTGATGGAGACGCGCACGAGCCttctttcatgtttaatgtcaCTATAGGAGACGTGTCATGCAAAG GTCAAGGATCCACTAAAAAGGCGGCTAAACATGAAGCTGCAGAAGGCGCCTTAAAATTATTGAAACGAGACACCCAGCTAAA TGATCAGAGAGACAACAATGGCCTCTCTCCTGAAGCTGGTGACGCATCCAATCCTGTGGGAATACTGCAG GAGCTGGCCATGCAGAGGGTGTGGTGTCTGCCGGAGTATGTGGTGTGTATGGAGTCGGGGCCTGATCACATGAAAGAGTTCACCATTACCTGCCGCCTGGAAGGACTGGAGGAGACAG GGACCGGCAGCTCCAAAAAGCTGGCCAGACGAGCAGCAGCCGAACGCATGCTGGGAAAACTGCAGAGTTTGTCCGGATCTCCCGATATCACATGG AGCCCACCTTCTCGTGTGTATGTGGAAAGCTTTCGGCATTCAACGGGGGAGAAGATTTCTCTCCTGAGGAGGACACCTCTCAGCATCCCAAACACAGACTACATTCAGATGCTCCTGGAGGTCTCTCTGGAGCTGGGCTTTCAGGTCGCCTACATAGACATTG atGAGCTGACAGTGAACGGGCAGTACCAGTGTATGGTGGAACTGTCCACCAGGCCAGTGACGGTGTGCCACGGCACTGGGATGACCAGCAGTAACGCCCACAACGCCGCAGCACACAATGCCCTGCAGTACATCAAGATGGTCGCTAATAAACACTAA
- the prkra gene encoding interferon-inducible double-stranded RNA-dependent protein kinase activator A homolog isoform X2: MADSHPSVNMAHQRVCCQDKTPIQLLHEYGIKIGSAPEYELIHADGDAHEPSFMFNVTIGDVSCKGQGSTKKAAKHEAAEGALKLLKRDTQLNDQRDNNGLSPEAGDASNPVGILQELAMQRVWCLPEYVVCMESGPDHMKEFTITCRLEGLEETGTGSSKKLARRAAAERMLGKLQSLSGSPDITWSPPSRVYVESFRHSTGEKISLLRRTPLSIPNTDYIQMLLEVSLELGFQVAYIDIDELTVNGQYQCMVELSTRPVTVCHGTGMTSSNAHNAAAHNALQYIKMVANKH; this comes from the exons ATGGCTGATTCTCA TCCCAGTGTCAACATGGCTCACCAACGCGTCTGCTGTCAGGATAAAACACCCATCCAGCTCCTGCACGAATATGGCATCAAAATCGGCAGCGCGCCCGAGTACGAGCTCATACACGCTGATGGAGACGCGCACGAGCCttctttcatgtttaatgtcaCTATAGGAGACGTGTCATGCAAAG GTCAAGGATCCACTAAAAAGGCGGCTAAACATGAAGCTGCAGAAGGCGCCTTAAAATTATTGAAACGAGACACCCAGCTAAA TGATCAGAGAGACAACAATGGCCTCTCTCCTGAAGCTGGTGACGCATCCAATCCTGTGGGAATACTGCAG GAGCTGGCCATGCAGAGGGTGTGGTGTCTGCCGGAGTATGTGGTGTGTATGGAGTCGGGGCCTGATCACATGAAAGAGTTCACCATTACCTGCCGCCTGGAAGGACTGGAGGAGACAG GGACCGGCAGCTCCAAAAAGCTGGCCAGACGAGCAGCAGCCGAACGCATGCTGGGAAAACTGCAGAGTTTGTCCGGATCTCCCGATATCACATGG AGCCCACCTTCTCGTGTGTATGTGGAAAGCTTTCGGCATTCAACGGGGGAGAAGATTTCTCTCCTGAGGAGGACACCTCTCAGCATCCCAAACACAGACTACATTCAGATGCTCCTGGAGGTCTCTCTGGAGCTGGGCTTTCAGGTCGCCTACATAGACATTG atGAGCTGACAGTGAACGGGCAGTACCAGTGTATGGTGGAACTGTCCACCAGGCCAGTGACGGTGTGCCACGGCACTGGGATGACCAGCAGTAACGCCCACAACGCCGCAGCACACAATGCCCTGCAGTACATCAAGATGGTCGCTAATAAACACTAA
- the prkra gene encoding interferon-inducible double-stranded RNA-dependent protein kinase activator A homolog isoform X1, with amino-acid sequence MADSHSLFAFCSDEVVTRYCSNVSPSVNMAHQRVCCQDKTPIQLLHEYGIKIGSAPEYELIHADGDAHEPSFMFNVTIGDVSCKGQGSTKKAAKHEAAEGALKLLKRDTQLNDQRDNNGLSPEAGDASNPVGILQELAMQRVWCLPEYVVCMESGPDHMKEFTITCRLEGLEETGTGSSKKLARRAAAERMLGKLQSLSGSPDITWSPPSRVYVESFRHSTGEKISLLRRTPLSIPNTDYIQMLLEVSLELGFQVAYIDIDELTVNGQYQCMVELSTRPVTVCHGTGMTSSNAHNAAAHNALQYIKMVANKH; translated from the exons ATGGCTGATTCTCA ttCACTCTTTGCGTTTTGTTCTGACGAGGTAGTAACAAGATATTGTTCCAACGTTAGTCCCAGTGTCAACATGGCTCACCAACGCGTCTGCTGTCAGGATAAAACACCCATCCAGCTCCTGCACGAATATGGCATCAAAATCGGCAGCGCGCCCGAGTACGAGCTCATACACGCTGATGGAGACGCGCACGAGCCttctttcatgtttaatgtcaCTATAGGAGACGTGTCATGCAAAG GTCAAGGATCCACTAAAAAGGCGGCTAAACATGAAGCTGCAGAAGGCGCCTTAAAATTATTGAAACGAGACACCCAGCTAAA TGATCAGAGAGACAACAATGGCCTCTCTCCTGAAGCTGGTGACGCATCCAATCCTGTGGGAATACTGCAG GAGCTGGCCATGCAGAGGGTGTGGTGTCTGCCGGAGTATGTGGTGTGTATGGAGTCGGGGCCTGATCACATGAAAGAGTTCACCATTACCTGCCGCCTGGAAGGACTGGAGGAGACAG GGACCGGCAGCTCCAAAAAGCTGGCCAGACGAGCAGCAGCCGAACGCATGCTGGGAAAACTGCAGAGTTTGTCCGGATCTCCCGATATCACATGG AGCCCACCTTCTCGTGTGTATGTGGAAAGCTTTCGGCATTCAACGGGGGAGAAGATTTCTCTCCTGAGGAGGACACCTCTCAGCATCCCAAACACAGACTACATTCAGATGCTCCTGGAGGTCTCTCTGGAGCTGGGCTTTCAGGTCGCCTACATAGACATTG atGAGCTGACAGTGAACGGGCAGTACCAGTGTATGGTGGAACTGTCCACCAGGCCAGTGACGGTGTGCCACGGCACTGGGATGACCAGCAGTAACGCCCACAACGCCGCAGCACACAATGCCCTGCAGTACATCAAGATGGTCGCTAATAAACACTAA